In Prunus dulcis chromosome 2, ALMONDv2, whole genome shotgun sequence, a single genomic region encodes these proteins:
- the LOC117619139 gene encoding peroxidase P7-like, translating into MASSSFMAILTLALLLQTATLSAQLSTNFYSSSCPRVFSTVRSTVQSAIRNEARIGASLLRLHFHDCFVNGCDGSLLLDDTSSFTGEKNAVPNRNSARGFDVVDNIKSAVENVCPGVVSCADILAIASRDSVAILGGPSWNVKVGRRDARTASQAAANNSIPPPTSNLNQLISRFNALGLSTRDLVALSGSHTIGQSRCIQFRPRIYNETNLDSSFAQTRRSNCPRASGSGDNNLAPLDLQTPTAFDNNYFKNLIQNKGLLHSDQQLFNGGSTDSIVRTYSNSYNTFSSDFVTAIIKMGDIKPLTGSNGEIRKNCRKPN; encoded by the exons atggcttcctcttctttcatGGCCATTTTGACCTTGGCTCTCCTTCTGCAAACGGCCACTTTAAGTGCTCAACTTTCAACAAATTTCTACTCTAGCTCTTGCCCGAGGGTCTTCTCCACTGTGAGATCCACAGTGCAATCCGCTATCCGAAACGAGGCCCGAATTGGGGCCTCCCTTCTCCGCCTCCACTTCCACGACTGTTTCGTTAAT GGATGCGATGGCTCCTTGCTCCTCGACGACACGTCGAGCTTCACTGGAGAGAAAAATGCAGTTCCCAATCGGAATTCTGCACGGGGATTTGACGTGGTTGACAACATAAAGTCGGCAGTGGAGAACGTGTGCCCCGGTGTGGTGTCATGCGCTGATATATTGGCCATTGCTTCCAGAGACTCTGTTGCCATC CTTGGAGGACCAAGTTGGAACGTGAAAGTGGGAAGAAGAGACGCAAGAACTGCAAGCCAGGCCGCTGCTAATAACAGCATCCCCCCTCCAACCTCGAACCTAAACCAGCTGATCTCTAGATTCAATGCTCTTGGCCTTTCCACCAGGGACTTGGTTGCTTTATCTG GATCGCATACAATTGGGCAATCAAGGTGCATACAATTCAGGCCCCGCATATACAATGAGACCAATTTGGATAGCTCCTTCGCCCAAACAAGGCGATCAAACTGCCCAAGAGCCTCTGGCTCAGGGGACAACAACTTGGCCCCACTTGATCTTCAAACCCCTACTGCTTTTGACAACAACTACTTCAAGAACCTCATCCAGAACAAAGGCCTCCTCCATTCTGATCAGCAGTTGTTCAATGGTGGGTCCACTGATTCCATAGTGCGCACCTACAGCAACAGCTACAACACCTTCAGTTCTGACTTTGTGACCGCCATCATCAAGATGGGAGATATCAAACCTCTCACTGGATCCAATGGGGAGATTAGGAAGAATTGCAGGAAGCCCAATTAA
- the LOC117618403 gene encoding peroxidase P7-like, which translates to MASSYASTAIFLTLALLIVHMEAKAIDEMSPSFYATSCPKLFPTVKPIVESTIKKEARMGASLLRLFYHDCFVNGCDASLLLDDAPNFIGEKNIPPNKNSTRGYEVIDEIKSAVEKMCPGIVSCADIIAIVARDSVSILGGPSWGVQLGRRDARATNAIVTNISLPLPKANLKELVLRFRGIALKRRDLVALVGAHTLGEAQCHSFRERIYNESNMNKELAQKRRLKCPRSKGSGDANLAPIDAQTPLVFDNSYYKNLVQNKGLLHSDQQLFSGGKTDPIVRTYSEDQEAFFNDFASAMIKMGSVNPLIGPAGEIRLNCRRINPII; encoded by the exons atggcttcctcttaTGCCTCAACAGCCATTTTCTTGACCTTGGCTCTCCTAATTGTGCACATGGAAGCCAAGGCCATCGATGAAATGTCACCAAGTTTTTATGCCACTTCTTGTCCAAAACTCTTCCCCACTGTGAAACCCATAGTTGAATCCACCATTAAAAAGGAGGCTCGAATGGGAGCCTCTCTCCTCCGCCTCTTCTACCATGACTGTTTTGTTAAC GGATGTGATGCGTCGTTGCTGCTGGATGATGCACCAAACTTCAttggagagaaaaatataCCTCCCAATAAGAATTCTACGAGGGGGTATGAAGTGATTGATGAAATCAAGTCTGCGGTGGAGAAAATGTGCCCTGGCATCGTCTCATGTGCTGATATTATTGCCATTGTTGCCAGAGACTCTGTTTCCATT CTTGGAGGACCAAGTTGGGGTGTTCAATTGGGAAGGAGAGACGCTAGGGCTACAAACGCGATCGTTACTAATATCAGCTTACCCCTTCCGAAAGCCAATTTAAAGGAGCTCGTCCTTAGATTCCGTGGTATTGCGCTTAAAAGGAGAGACTTGGTTGCTTTAGTAG GAGCTCATACACTTGGAGAAGCACAATGTCACTCCTTCAGAGAGCGCATATACAATGAGAGCAACATGAACAAAGAGCTTGCCCAGAAAAGGAGATTAAAATGCCCAAGATCCAAAGGCTCAGGTGACGCCAACTTGGCTCCAATTGATGCTCAAACCCCATTAGTGTTTGACAACAGCTACTACAAAAACCTTGTCCAGAATAAAGGGCTCCTCCACTCTGATCAGCAGCTCTTCAGTGGAGGCAAAACTGATCCCATAGTGCGCACCTACAGTGAAGACCAAGAAGCCTTCTTTAACGACTTTGCGTCTGCCATGATCAAGATGGGAAGCGTCAACCCCCTCATTGGTCCAGCTGGCGAGATCAGGTTGAATTGCAGGAGGATTAAtccaataatttaa